The genome window CACTAGCAGTTATATTTGCATTGCTTACATGAAAATTGTGCAACAGATGTAAAAGTAGACAGGAACTGAACAAACAGTGATTACGCATGACTACTGAGCCACTGTAACAGTATAAATTGGATAACCCAACATTATTAACATTAGAGGAGGATCTGGAGATCATCAGGGTTATAATGATTATGGTTTCTATAGATCTTAGTGGATACCTTCCATTGAGGAAATCTATTATGGTTTCAGCAGTAAACTGTTGCACTTCAGCATATGGTTATCTGATATCCACTCACACATGTTGTTtgcgccacttttttttttattgctatgcaATATCTGTGGCCAGCTAAAGCTTCTAAAGTTAGGTGAAAGCAAACTCAAAATATTGAGATTTGATACCTTATAGGAAACATCTAGACATGGTAATTTTATCTAATAGTGCCATCAAAAATGTCAGAGCATTTTATGTGCCTAGGTGCTCCAGTGTCTTGAACATAGTTATATGTATACAGTGTAAGATCATCTAAGTCACCAATGCCTCTGGCTGCCGATCCCTGGAGATCTAGATATAGGGCTGGTGATGCCAGTTTGTAACCTATTGGTTTGTAAGGTTTGAAACCTTTCAGCCATTTTGTAAcctattgttctccttgctggagagaaagctgcagTGCAAGTCAGCAGGGGGAACTTTAACAGGAGCAAAGTCTTGTTTCCAAGCAGAGACGCACGGTAGGtcagtaatagaaaaatgttctcaTACAGAGAGCCACTTGTCCTCTgattaccatttaaaaaacagctttcacAGTTTTAAGGTTCTTTTTAGCTATGAATCCAAGATACTGTTAGCATTACTATTCTGCATAACACTCCAAAATCAACCTCATGTAGCAAATGGCACTTACAAAGAAGTACATACGGTAGTTTTGATTATTATTCTTGATTAAGATGATACAGTCAGAATGTGTTAGGTGTATCAAGTTTGCCATGTAATTAAATATGATTCAAGCACAGACCTGTGATCtattataaaacagatataatatGATAAATAAGGTCACAGTAGTAAACCTTTCTTtggaaaaatattcttaaaaCTGATGTAACCAGAATATTAAGTTTGTGTTTTTCCTTGCAACATGCCTAGCCAGATTAGACATACATGTTCTTCAAGTATTGCAAATGTCATCTTGTAGCTAGtgactttaaagtaaacatagatACAGGAACATTACCAAAAATGTCACTTATGTCTTTAGAGTTGTAACCTGTAATTAAACAGAAacgaatgtatatatatatttggatggTAAACAAAGTAATTGCAGCAggatacacaaaaaaatgttaaaagcctATAATGATAATTATAGGATTTTTAAAGCCTATATAATTATAGGATTTATAAAGCTTATATATACAGGTATGTTGTGTCACAACTTAAGTAAGTATACAAAACCAACAGCAATTGTTTTAGCTGATggtacttttaaaacttttttagctTTAGCAAGCATTTGCAAAGCATGTGAAATACGaatcatgtttaatattacaaataaaaaaaatgagtatttaatttttatttactttctgtccttCAGATGTGCCACATTACAGAGGTATTGAAATGAGGGGATGTGTGACAAAAACCAAAACTCTAGTGTGTCACATTTCCACCACACAGCTATTGCGTTTTCTAGTGAAAGCACtgcaatagctgtttttttttttttctaaaaacagttttatttaacaTGCAGAGAGTGGGATAAAAGAGTAAGGAGTCACTACTTTGATTCATTCAGCTGTGTGTGTACTCTACATATTGACTTGCAGACTTGAATTTACAAGTTTGTGTGCTCTatatcagaggtccccaacccctggtccacgGCCCACTAGTGTGATCCGGCTGTAGCGGTATACCCAtcagcagggtcaagagaaggaccccacttgggggggtcGGTCGCACCAGCCAGAGGGACCACATCTGCTGGAgatatcgcaggctcagggcggttgtgtctctggacctgtgatgggagagtgggactggttctggcatcatggcgtcactcgagaggaagtttcttccactttgagtgacacatggctcccagTGCATGCgaggtctggagtctgtgcatttagtggtccacaacgtgcaaaaggttggggaccactgctctaaattaACCCTATCACACAGCTCACTTTTGGTATTCTAGTTCCATTAAAAATACTGCAGTCACTAGCATGGAATGAAATCTTTGCATCCTGTTAGCACATCCTAAATGTAGACTAATCTCTTATTCTTGCACAGAACATTACACAATTTAGCAATGATCCTATAGAAAATGTTATATGATTAAAGAATTTACATTTCTAAGTTAGTggctgcaaataaaatgtaacagttttGTATATGATGTAAAAGTATCTCTAGTACTGTTAAAGAAATGGGTGGATTATAGGATCACTGACATGTATTTGTTTAGCTGATGACCTGCTGGCGAACCAAGTATAGGTGTCAATAGAAGTATGGAAACTGTTGTAGCCAGCGTTCTCTTCTAGTAGATGCTTGGGGATGTCTGGTTTAATAACCATCATTCTTTTAACATGTGTTAACTAATTAACACTTCTATATTAGTATTTGACAACCTTTTAGGTGAACTACtataaaattatgaatatttaacaTGAATGCCATTCTATCCTGCTTCGGGAAGGCACGAGCAGGCTTCCATGTATCATCAATGCATTTTCCTGATTCTATATAAATGAAAGGAACTCTTCTATATGTACACATTGCATAATTCATTATTAATCATTAAAAACAGTATATGTTAATGGACAGAACACTCATGGAAAATGCAtcagatgttttacattttgtattatttgcagGAAGAAAAGACCCATCCACCTCAGCTTTGATATAGATGGCTTGGATCCCAGTGTTGCACCTGCTACTGGCACACCGGTTCCTGGAGGTCTCACCTACAGAGAGGGCATGTACATTACAGAGCAGCTATTTAATACAGGTAAATACTATTCCCCTACGCAGTACAATGAAAGTGTTGTAACTAATGTTCTTCTATCCAGCCAGCAAACAATCAAGTCAAATTATTTtccaatccattttttttccatccatcATGGGGTCTACTGTTGGCTCTAGTGGCCAGATAAAAGGGGAAGGGGCTTAGCTCTAATATTTCCTAGAGTTTTGGTCTTATGTATAACTCAGGCTTGATATACAGTGAGCCTACTTAGATTAACAAACAAGCCACACACCTAGACAACCACAGGTTTTTCGCTGTCAAtcttatctttaaaaataaacttcatgCAAGTAGACACATTATTACAGGTCTATATTAACTTATACATAATGTTTTCAGTTAATTGCAAGCAGTGGCGTTATAGCAGAGCTCAGCCTGGGGGAGAAAGGGGAAGCACTTAATGCCAGTGCTGCAATGTTCATATACTCACATGATGATAGAAAGATTAGGCAGAAAGGTAATGCTgcttccatatatgtatttaagttGCATATTACCTGCTGCATGGATTTAAGCGCCAACTTTTTAAAGACCACAATATGACCTAACGCACTTAAATTAACAACTCCTCTTGCCACAAACATCCAAATTACCTTGGCAGCAAAGAACTAGGAATGTGCAATTGTGTGTGTTCCTAGCCTTCAGACTAGTTGTTAATCAAAAAATAGGTATTGTCATGTTACCAGGCACATACCAATGCCAGATCTGGGCATCCTGGCTTAACaagtaattttgttttcagagacttttttaaaaaattgctataaaTTAACTAGTGTCAATTGCATTGCCTATGCAATAGTTCCCCCCCTCTCCATTTTGCAAAATGTAGCCAACAAacaaatacacttaaaaaatTGGCAGACTATGTTACAGTTGTGTGTTCCCCGCAGAGGCTGTGTCAGATTCTTCCTCTTAGAAAATCAACAATACACAATTTCAGCAGGAGATCCCAAATTTACCCTCACACAACTTGCAGAGAACAATTGGCTAGTACATCCGTTTTCCTTTCTCAAATGTTATAAAGCAGGATCTTCAGAAGGTTTCACAAAGCAGTAATTCTTACAATTTTTTGTGGTTGTTTGTTATGGTTAAAACATCTcagcaagcaaaaatattttttttctaggcttaCTTTCTGCAGTGGATATGATGGAGGTCAACCCATCACGTGGAGAAACAGAGCGGGAATCCAAGCTGACTGTTAACACTGCCCTCAACATGATTCTATCCTGCTTCGGGAAGGCACGAGCAGGCTTCCATGTATCATCAATGCATTTTCCTGATTCTATATAAATAAGAACTCTTCTATATGTA of Pyxicephalus adspersus unplaced genomic scaffold, UCB_Pads_2.0 Sca777, whole genome shotgun sequence contains these proteins:
- the LOC140321118 gene encoding arginase, hepatic-like; amino-acid sequence: MILKTLGIKSYSMSDVDKLTINKVMEETLEYLVGKKKRPIHLSFDIDGLDPSVAPATGTPVPGGLTYREGMYITEQLFNTGLLSAVDMMEVNPSRGETERESKLTVNTALNMILSCFGKARAGFHVSSMHFPDSI